Proteins encoded in a region of the Elaeis guineensis isolate ETL-2024a chromosome 7, EG11, whole genome shotgun sequence genome:
- the LOC140859362 gene encoding uncharacterized protein, with protein MVAGAAALPGGHGVPLQHVEPPVHGANKLVSRHERVGMYEPCEQAPAMVMCEVDAAALCVTCDADVHSANPLVCRHERVPVVPFLEPATSALKSASGGGCGFLFRSVDDCDEVENKGNEAEAASWLLSSPTPPNPNP; from the coding sequence ATGGTCGCCGGGGCTGCTGCTCTGCCGGGCGGACACGGCGTACCTTTGCAGCACGTGGAGCCGCCCGTGCATGGGGCCAACAAGCTGGTGTCGCGGCACGAGCGGGTGGGGATGTACGAGCCCTGTGAGCAGGCGCCGGCCATGGTCATGTGCGAGGTGGACGCTGCCGCGCTCTGCGTCACCTGCGACGCCGACGTGCACTCCGCCAACCCCCTCGTCTGCCGCCACGAGCGCGTCCCCGTCGTCCCCTTCCTCGAACCCGCCACCTCCGCCCTCAAGTCCGCCAGCGGTGGCGGCTGCGGCTTCCTGTTCAGAAGCGTCGACGACTGCGACGAGGTGGAGAACAAGGGGAATGAAGCGGAGGCCGCGTCGTGGCTCCTCAGCAGTCCTACTCCCCCGAACCCTAACCCATAG